The DNA sequence ctggaagcgcggattCTTGAATGCACTCGGGCAGCGCGGAGCTAGGCGGAGCCAGTGGAGGCGAAGGTGAGCTGGACGGAACCGGCGGAGGCGAAGGTGAGCCGGACGGCACCGGCGTAGGCAAAGGTGAGCCGGACGGGACCGGCGGAGGCGAAGGTGAGCtgggcgggcttgccatacctCTCGGCGGGCTTGCCGTACTCTCTGTCGGCGGGTTGGCCGCATTCTTTGTCGGCGGGTTGGCCGCACTCTCTGTCGGCCGGTTGGCCGAGGCCGCGGATGGTGGCTGGTGAGGAGGGGTAGGAGATGATGGCGGGCAAGGGAGAGCTGCGGCTGACGAGTTGGTTCCGGCTCGGGCCCGgacgcttcccagacaccgATAAATGGCCTCTCTCCAACTCAATgccgtggtgtctgggaggtccacgggaTGGTGGAAAGTAGCCCTGAGCCGAAACATTTCAGTGATGGTCAGGTCCTGCAAAGTAGTTGCCGCGGCGAGCTCACAAAACTTCCAGGCATACTCGAAGAAGGGGAGATTTCGGAGGGTTAGGGTGGCGACTGCTTGCACGAATTCCATTTCTTTTGTAGGTCCGTTCTTCTGTTATGGGTTGGTGGTTGTGGCGAAGATAAAAGTAAACACTAATGAAAGACGGGAGAACAAACGGCTTCAACACACCTTTGCCATTTATTAACGGACAAAATACACTGGAGAACTCAAAGCTTAtaaaggaacaggaacaaaagagcaaacaacgtaatCAAACTCAGGTGGAGACAATGACtgataattaattaacaagaaaCGGAACttaaccaaataaggaaaatgGGGACATTGACAGGCAGACAcgttacagtattatggcacaTATTCTCTCAGAGGAGACGAGAGACATGTTGGGTTTTgtcaatttattttcaaaaaaaatatatatatatttattatatatatatatatatatatatatatatatatatatatattatggctGATATATGTagtgaaaaaacaacaacaacataacttaattattttgtgttaaacaagttgtttttgaaatttatttatttgtctgtaGGCTAATAAAGGTCTTATTTTCATTGATGACTGATTATTACAATGTTCGGACATGCTACTTTAGACGGAATtttaattataggcctatattcaTTCTGTAATATATCTAgatgttttaaatcattttcaataAGGAGTAAgctaatttaatcatttattaatcatgaGTCAGTTGGGCGGTATCAAATTATTGCGGGGCAAATTAATTGTAGTTGTAGTTGacctatttaataataaaagtaccataataataataataatagaaatggtaataatttaatacattaattggAAATGACAAATCTACAGAGCcccgcacatgacatgcaagaaaAAATAGACATGGAgttgaaatgtgatttttatctTTTGATCTTATGATTTTACTAGCAattatgtttgtttacattgctacatttcagatgctgtgcagtgagctGGTCAGTGATGTAATGTTCCTGGTGTGCAGGTTTGCTCCACAAAAGAAAGTGGTCCaggaaatatatgaaaatgaggATGTTCATTCAATATCCAAAAGTAAACCCTTCaggtaaaatacatttatttatttattttacttattttttcatgACTACCAGTGTAAATTCAAACCAGATCCTTTATGCATTTCAAATGCAGGAAGACATTGCAAACACTTCTGGAGATTTTGAGAAACCGGCTTTGAGAAGATATCTGGCAAGACGACCTATGACCTGCTTAAAGGGAGCACATTCAAACTACAGCAGTTTAAGTGGCAGGAAGTGGGTTAAGTGAGTGGCGTGGGGAGAGCGGGGAAACGGAGCCCGTATCGGTCCTAGCGGAGGTCAGCCCCGCCCCCCTGAGCGGGACTCTCGGACCAGCGGTATAATCCTGGCCAGTCCCACCCAGTCCTCGGGGTGGGACCCGAGGAAGACCTGGAGGACGGGACCTAGAAAGGGGAACAGGTCGAGCggcagagggagagagagagagagagggagaaagcaAAGGTGACGAGAGAGAGACAGCTGGAAGGGGTTCGCCGACCCCGGGGCACGCTACCATCTGATCCTCCGCCAGCTGGATGGCTGAGTCCAGCGACGTCGGTCGGTGGCACTGGACCCACTCCGCAGTCTTCCTTGGCAGGCGAGTGACAAATTGCTCCAGTACCACCCGGTCGATGATGTGGTCAACGTCGCTTCCCTCAGCCAGCAGCCATTTGCGGCACGAGTCCCGGAGCTGTTGTGCCATCATGAAGGGCCGGCCGCTCTCGCCCAGGACCAGCGAACGGAACCGCTGGCGATGTTGCTCTGGGCTTCGGCCGACCCGCTGGAGGATGGCTCTCTTCAGATCATTGAAGACCAGGAGGTTCGGCACGGGCAGTTGTTGCGCAGCCACCTGCACCTCCCCAGATAGGAGGGGTATCAGACGCACCGGCCACTGTTCACGAGGCCACCCCCCGCTTCCGCGGTCTTCTCAAAGAGATCTAAAAGCTGGGTCATCCTGAGCCCCATCTTGTTCAGTGGCAGGTGGGGGGGTGGGGTTGCCCGTGCGGTGGTTTCTGCCCGAACCTCCCGGTTCATCCAGCTCCGGAACGTCTCGCGGTCCTCCTGCTGCGCCCGACAAATGGCCTGGAAGCGGTGCTCCTGGTCAGTCCGCATGTCCAGCAGCGCCTGGTGTTGTTCTTGGTGGAGGGCCGCAAGAGATGAGATAACGTCCGCAAACGGCGTGCTTGTGGGAGTCTGCATGATGGCAACGTCCCTCCTGCTTCCTTCCCGGGTTTCGGCACCAGTGTAACAAAGTCAATGGGTAGGAAGGAAGAGGACGAGGTCGGCTAGGCTGAGACTGgggttttatttagtttttcaaaCAACAGAAAGTCGCGCTCTCAGCGCTCAACATAATCGTGCATCCGCACGGAAACAGTCCTGCTCTCCTGAGCACACGTCACACTCGCACAATCCCCAGATCGCAGCCTCCAGTCCACAGTAGGTCTCTCTCCCCTCTCTGACgttcccaggtgtcttttatacggTCTCCCCACACCACTTACTGGAATAAGACACAGGTGTTTGTCATTTgcacttgacccacttactcaccgctcgtctcccagctctctctcccgctgcagacCTCGCTGAGCCACGCCCCCCTCGCCACAGTCATATGCTTGGAATAATAAATTTAAtctctttaatatttaaatctctagtttaaaaaaaaaaaaaaaaaaaaggaaaatagaCCCACTAGCTGAAATGGTTTTCTTAAattttctctctcaaaatgaTGAGTATCATTAAAAATGCGGGGACCCAATCGCTGTGGTGAAGcagttataaaatattgttcttgTAAATACTTTCTAGCATTtcggtatttatttattttttttcagtaatatgCATGTAAAGTACAACAGTTAGTATATGGTGTTAAACGGTGGTCAAAATGGGACTTATGAACAGTTAATTTTGAATCGGTTTCTTCTCAGAGATGTGGATTTGGACAGCAATTAAATTACCACATGACCACAGAAAAATGTTAACCACCCAGCCAAATTTGAATGCTAAACAAAAAACCCaccaagtaaataaaataaggtatcAAAATCTCGAAAAAATAAGCAGTATTATCTGCTCTCAAACGCTGGGGGCGTGTCCACTGGCGGTGCTGAAACCACACCCACTCACGGGAAAGCTGCCGTCTCTCTCAACTGTCTTCCTCTAGCAGCTTATTTAATAAGGAGACTGagctgttttgtaaatgatcGCAACCAGGTATTATGCATTTACGTGACGAAGGCATAGATAGCAGGTGGGCCAGACAGGGGCCACTTGGGCTTTTAGGgagcacaattttaaaattcatcctaacctactttaagtattattaattcagtcatttttcaccatgtcaTGTATCATTGCAATCTCTATAAGTAatctataacaatttaaaaataggtATTTTGAGCTGTAGGATTATAAAAATATGTgccaatataaaattaaattacatagtctatataaaattgcaaaataaatctatctatcaGGTTGACGCGTCACGCTCCTGATGTTGTGACAGTCAGACATTGAtgtttatcagaggtaaaaaattatataaatactgttcagtttctcgcacaaaccgatcgtttcgtgtcttaggacatcaatgtatcgtcacgagccgcaaggtttaatttggatttgtccgtgcatgtttttttctctctcaaagattctgtgcccattgactgccattatatgactgacagactgcaacggtttgagttaaaaatctttgtttgtgttctactgaagaaacaaagtcacctacatcctggatgccctgggggtaagcagataaacataaaattttcatttttgggtgaactatccctttaagtgttaCAGTCTCTTCCTCAGCTTCCTGAACAAGAACAGTTTGTAAAAAGCTTCTACTTTCCTTCATGAAAGAGCAAGCAAACTACAAATGACACATATGCATTATAAGACAAATTAACATAATATGAAACTCATAAGAAAGCGCAATGATAGAATAAAACTTTTTGAGATTGTTCTTTGGGAAGGATCTTTGACTTAATAACTGGCTAGGACAGATTTATCCAgattatattttattgcttgatgcagttgtggcctaatggagTTGGActtgtaatccaaaggttgcaagtttgagtctcaggtccggcaggaattgtaggtgggggagtgaatgtccagcgttCTCTTCACCCTCAATTCCACGACTGAGGCGAGACCCTTGAGCAAagcactgaacccccaactgctccctggccGCCGCAgaattggctgcccactgctctggggtgtgtgtgtgtgtgtgtgtgtgtgtgtgtgtgtgtgtgtgtgtgtgtgtgtgtgtgtgtgtgtgtgtgtgtgtgtgtgttcacacagtaaaatccccagtgttaaatcaacactgctcagagtgtatttggtcccactccaaatagtgttaaagtaacactgaagcagagttaaagctaatgagataattatgtgattaattaagtgctgattgagcattagtgatgaacacctgctgttaacaagcagaatcactgaaagaaaatagaaacacaagaactacaactcacttcagccacagcctttgataaaatcaactgaaataaaagacattaaatctctgaaggtctcagcagaggaggattaaacaactccacaaacagcatcaccagctccacttattattgactttatttctgtcagatgactacagaagctcttattgaaaATTATCAGAGGTTTAAACATTGATGCTTCATTGGTCAAAAAcaatgccaccatcatggagatgaGTGTTTACTTTGGTTAGGCTCTTGCCACTTGACTTGCTGTGttagttttttctttgcaaCAATGCAGATGTTGTTGTAAAGGAGAAAAATCAGTGCTTTCCACTGAGCACATAGTAGATGCTTCTGTGTGATAAGACAATCATTGTGAACTGGCCAGAttgtatgctttttttttttggggactTTTGCAACTAACTCGCTGATGTTACAACATGACAAAACGTTGCAGCCAACAGTTATTGTGAATGCTTTTAAAACCATCTGCATAAAATTTTTTAACAACTGTATCATatagacaaacacagacatcaagaaccagcatatgaatctcaacaatggtgacaatcaacaaaattcttcaagctgcaatgcatgctgggtaacaccatagtaaaaactcccaccatgcactgcagtataaatatttattgtcaccactgttgaggatcatatgataagtgttcatgtctaaaagcttgACCTGAAACTCCtcaactttttgaaatgttacggTCCTATATGTTTAATACAGAGCTCAAAATTATTGTAGAAATATGATAATTATATATCCAGCAACAcatgatattatttatatatatgcttACATATTTTCTTGGCTGCTTTTTAGTTGATGAATTTAAGTCAATAATCAAAGAGCAAGCAAGAGAAACCACTTTGTGTTGGTTAATCATGTCTTTGATAAGCAGAAAGTATAATCTGCTACATCAAGCTTCTGTTTCAGCAATGTTCAAGTGTTTGCAGTGAAACACTATTGCAATTAATTACAAGCAAAACGATTTAAAAGTTCtacaagggtcaagagcccaactacaGCAAACACCAacctccatgatggtggcatcattttttgACCAATAAAACTAAaccatctaaaccttagttaattctcaataagatc is a window from the Onychostoma macrolepis isolate SWU-2019 chromosome 03, ASM1243209v1, whole genome shotgun sequence genome containing:
- the LOC131535807 gene encoding uncharacterized protein LOC131535807, with translation MEFVQAVATLTLRNLPFFEYAWKFCELAAATTLQDLTITEMFRLRATFHHPVDLPDTTALSWREAIYRCLGSVRARAGTNSSAAALPCPPSSPTPPHQPPSAASANRPTESAANPPTKNAANPPTESTASPPRGMASPPSSPSPPPVPSGSPLPTPVPSGSPSPPPVPSSSPSPPLAPPSSALPECIQESALPERPPVPAPRRRLPSSALQERPLESVLQERTPVPAPRRRLPVSALQERPLESALQERRPESALQERTPVPAPRRRLPVSALQERCPELPYVSCSVLGARAPGSSMGAQAPCSS